Proteins found in one Candidatus Nomurabacteria bacterium genomic segment:
- a CDS encoding Glu/Leu/Phe/Val dehydrogenase, translated as MHTTVTYFLQESAKRLGLSDQQLNKLLTPNKVHEFTITLNNGKCFQAYRSQHNNDRGPYKGGIRFHPDVTRSEVVALSILMSLKTALLDLPLGGGKGGIAVDPKQLTAHELEELSRKYVAYLSPYIGPQQDIPAPDVQTNSQIIDWMTDEYHKITGDTSGASFTGKSLKKGGSNGREAATGRGGFIVAQTIMQSNNITDVSYGLQGLGNVGSFFATEASTLQPRWQLQAASDSKTAISSKDIDAQSLVAYKKHNQKIAGFPNTVELSSNQLIRGEYTMLVLAALGNVITPANASVVRARFIIELANGPVTDKATDILFHQGTEVVPDILANAGGVVVSYYEWLQNMQKKRWTHEDVNTKLDATMTQATVDVLDYAKLTNTTLKQAAFDVAVCKLLDLPLRK; from the coding sequence ATGCACACAACGGTAACATATTTTTTACAAGAATCAGCAAAACGTTTAGGTCTAAGCGACCAACAACTAAACAAACTACTGACTCCCAATAAGGTTCATGAATTTACCATCACGCTCAACAATGGTAAGTGTTTTCAAGCCTATAGGTCACAGCACAATAATGATAGGGGTCCTTATAAAGGTGGAATACGTTTTCACCCAGACGTTACCCGCAGCGAAGTAGTAGCACTTAGTATCTTAATGAGTCTTAAGACAGCATTATTAGACTTACCGCTCGGGGGTGGTAAGGGCGGCATAGCTGTGGACCCAAAACAACTTACCGCACATGAACTAGAAGAACTATCCCGAAAATACGTAGCGTATCTTAGCCCGTATATTGGCCCGCAACAAGACATACCTGCACCAGATGTACAAACTAATTCACAAATTATTGACTGGATGACAGATGAATATCACAAAATAACTGGTGACACTTCAGGAGCTAGTTTTACGGGAAAGTCACTAAAAAAGGGTGGGAGCAATGGCAGAGAAGCTGCTACCGGTAGAGGCGGGTTTATTGTGGCTCAAACAATTATGCAATCTAATAATATTACAGATGTGAGCTATGGTCTGCAAGGTCTCGGCAATGTCGGAAGTTTTTTTGCCACAGAAGCAAGCACCCTGCAACCTCGCTGGCAACTACAAGCTGCATCTGACTCAAAAACAGCGATTTCTAGCAAAGATATTGATGCACAATCCTTAGTTGCATACAAAAAACACAACCAAAAGATAGCAGGTTTTCCAAATACTGTAGAACTTAGCAGTAACCAGCTAATACGTGGAGAGTACACGATGCTTGTTTTGGCGGCTTTAGGAAACGTTATCACCCCAGCCAACGCATCAGTTGTTAGAGCTCGGTTTATCATAGAATTAGCCAATGGTCCCGTTACAGATAAAGCTACAGATATACTTTTCCACCAAGGAACTGAAGTCGTACCTGATATACTCGCAAACGCTGGAGGGGTGGTAGTAAGCTACTATGAGTGGTTACAAAACATGCAAAAGAAACGTTGGACCCATGAAGATGTTAATACAAAGCTAGACGCTACGATGACACAAGCCACAGTAGATGTCTTAGATTATGCGAAGCTCACCAACACAACACTTAAGCAAGCAGCGTTTGACGTAGCCGTATGTAAGCTTCTAGATCTACCGCTACGTAAATAA
- a CDS encoding CTP synthase, translating to MATRYIFVTGGVLSGVGKGVTAASIGAVLKSRGLRVSIQKCDPYFNVDAGTLNPAEHGEVFVTKDGAETDLDLGHYERFLNIELTQRSSTMSGRIYRQVIEDERAGKYLGKTVQIIPHVTNAMQEAIIAAGKGYDVHIVEVGGTVGDYESTAFIEAIRQMRTRIGPENCMYVHVVYLPFIAASQEVKSKPAQNAVRDLREAGIHCDLLVARADHDVPQSALKKLSLFSDIAIDKVVPMPTVDTIYEVPLILEKRGVGDIVCQHLGLPKATTNLDDWAKLVNHIKDKKAPKVSVAIVAKYLDHTDTYTSVVEALKSAAWNSSHQVSITWIDAEKITKNNIAKLLDGMNGVVVPGGFGSRGIEGKIIAAQYALQNKLPYLGLCLGMQVACIGAVRLSGTPTANSTEFDSDTEHPVIDLLESQKTLSGMGGTMRLGNYTCNLTKDSTVYKLYNKSSILERHRHRYEFNPLYQASLEQQGVHIVGKNPDTGLTEVIEASNHPYYVATQYHPEFNSRPLKPHPLFLGFIRACLT from the coding sequence ATGGCAACGAGATATATTTTTGTTACTGGTGGTGTGCTAAGTGGCGTAGGCAAAGGAGTTACAGCCGCAAGTATCGGAGCAGTATTAAAAAGTCGTGGTTTACGTGTGAGTATCCAAAAATGCGACCCCTATTTTAATGTAGACGCCGGTACACTCAACCCCGCAGAACATGGTGAAGTATTTGTTACGAAAGATGGTGCAGAAACTGATCTCGACCTAGGCCACTATGAGCGTTTTCTAAATATTGAGCTTACTCAAAGAAGCTCAACGATGAGTGGTCGGATTTACCGCCAGGTAATCGAGGACGAACGAGCAGGCAAGTACTTAGGCAAGACTGTACAGATTATTCCCCACGTTACAAATGCCATGCAAGAAGCGATAATTGCTGCCGGCAAAGGCTACGACGTTCATATTGTTGAAGTAGGTGGTACTGTTGGCGATTACGAAAGTACAGCTTTTATTGAAGCGATACGTCAAATGCGCACACGTATTGGACCTGAAAATTGCATGTATGTACATGTAGTATATTTACCATTTATAGCCGCGAGTCAAGAAGTAAAAAGTAAGCCAGCTCAAAATGCGGTCCGTGACTTAAGAGAAGCTGGTATACATTGTGATTTACTCGTAGCCCGCGCAGACCATGATGTTCCACAAAGTGCCCTAAAAAAGTTAAGTTTATTTAGTGATATCGCGATTGATAAAGTAGTCCCTATGCCAACAGTAGATACCATATATGAAGTACCCCTTATATTAGAAAAACGAGGTGTCGGTGATATTGTCTGTCAACATTTAGGTTTGCCAAAAGCGACAACTAATCTTGACGATTGGGCGAAGCTGGTTAATCATATAAAAGATAAGAAAGCGCCAAAAGTGTCGGTGGCAATAGTTGCCAAATATCTTGACCATACAGATACATATACAAGTGTTGTAGAGGCGTTAAAAAGTGCTGCCTGGAACAGTAGCCACCAAGTATCTATTACATGGATAGATGCAGAAAAAATAACAAAAAACAACATTGCCAAATTACTTGACGGCATGAATGGCGTGGTTGTACCTGGTGGTTTTGGGTCACGGGGTATCGAAGGAAAAATTATAGCTGCTCAATATGCCCTTCAAAACAAACTGCCATATTTAGGGCTATGTCTAGGAATGCAAGTTGCCTGTATAGGAGCAGTACGTCTTAGTGGCACGCCCACAGCAAATTCAACCGAGTTTGACAGCGATACAGAGCATCCAGTAATAGATTTACTAGAATCGCAAAAAACACTCAGCGGTATGGGCGGGACTATGAGGTTAGGCAATTACACATGTAACCTTACCAAAGACAGTACTGTCTACAAGCTATACAATAAGTCTTCAATCCTAGAGCGACACCGTCACCGCTATGAGTTTAACCCTCTCTATCAAGCAAGTTTAGAACAACAGGGTGTACATATTGTGGGTAAAAACCCCGATACTGGTCTAACAGAAGTTATAGAAGCATCTAATCATCCATATTACGTTGCTACACAATACCACCCAGAGTTCAATAGTCGTCCGCTTAAACCCCATCCGTTATTTTTGGGTTTTATACGTGCCTGTTTGACATAA
- the rplB gene encoding 50S ribosomal protein L2: protein MAIKVLKPNTPGQRGMTTQDFDEITTKKPVKSLLTIQKGSVGRNNQGRITTRHRGGGVRRYYRHINFNLPVGTKATVEEIEYDPNRSARIARLKDHKGSYHYIIAAQGLKKGDTVVSDEDAAVATANRLPLKSIPTGSTIYAIELQVGRGAQLVRSAGNGAQLLAKEGEYAQVKLPSGEVRKIHINCSAHIGNVGNVQHQNVKIGKAGRNRRKGIRPSVRGVVMNAVDHPHGGGDGGRHRMGKAPRTPWGQKTLGFKTRSRKASNSFIVKSRHQAKRRG from the coding sequence ATGGCCATAAAAGTACTGAAGCCAAATACTCCTGGCCAAAGAGGCATGACTACCCAGGATTTCGATGAAATTACGACAAAAAAGCCTGTAAAGAGTTTACTTACAATACAAAAAGGGTCGGTTGGACGCAATAACCAAGGTCGTATTACTACACGGCATCGTGGTGGAGGAGTTCGCCGTTACTACCGTCATATAAACTTTAATCTCCCTGTTGGCACAAAGGCCACTGTTGAAGAAATAGAATACGACCCAAACCGTAGTGCCCGGATAGCTCGCTTAAAAGACCACAAAGGATCATACCACTACATTATTGCTGCTCAAGGACTTAAAAAGGGTGACACAGTTGTTTCTGATGAAGATGCCGCTGTAGCTACCGCTAACAGATTACCACTGAAGAGTATTCCTACAGGTAGCACGATCTATGCAATAGAATTGCAAGTTGGCCGTGGAGCACAACTTGTTCGTAGCGCCGGTAATGGTGCTCAGCTGCTTGCAAAAGAAGGTGAATACGCCCAAGTAAAACTTCCAAGTGGTGAAGTCCGTAAAATACATATTAATTGCAGTGCACATATCGGCAATGTTGGTAATGTACAGCATCAAAATGTCAAAATCGGTAAAGCTGGGCGCAATCGTCGCAAGGGCATTCGCCCTAGTGTTCGCGGTGTTGTAATGAATGCTGTAGATCACCCTCACGGTGGTGGTGATGGTGGGCGTCATCGTATGGGCAAAGCCCCACGAACACCATGGGGTCAAAAAACTCTTGGTTTTAAAACCCGTAGCCGTAAAGCATCTAATTCATTTATAGTTAAAAGTCGTCATCAGGCGAAGAGGAGAGGTTAG
- a CDS encoding 50S ribosomal protein L23 yields the protein MNLVITPRVSEKAYGQASALNTYVFVVPLGANKIAVKRAIETEYSVDVIDVNIARISGKTKKSYRKGGRTIVGTRSDTKKAYVRIKDGQTIPVFAAQEEEKN from the coding sequence ATGAATTTAGTTATTACTCCACGTGTCAGCGAAAAAGCATACGGACAAGCTAGTGCGCTCAATACCTATGTTTTTGTTGTACCTCTAGGTGCTAACAAAATAGCAGTAAAACGTGCAATTGAAACCGAATATAGCGTTGATGTGATAGATGTTAACATAGCACGTATTTCTGGTAAGACTAAGAAAAGTTACCGCAAAGGCGGCCGTACTATAGTTGGCACACGTTCAGATACGAAGAAAGCATATGTACGAATAAAAGACGGTCAAACCATTCCTGTGTTTGCCGCCCAGGAAGAGGAGAAAAACTAA
- the rplC gene encoding 50S ribosomal protein L3 yields the protein MKALITRKVGMTSIIADNGALTPVTLLSASPCVVTQVKTAETDGYTAVQLGFEEAKKIGKAQAGHFKQSGITPKVVREFRIDEISDDITVGSKISADAFTVGDTVHATGTSKGKGFAGTIKRHNFKRGRKTHGGQSYRRPGSIGSMYPQKIFKGKRMAGQMGHEQVTVRNLHVALVDTEHNVIGIVGAVPGPRKGIVILKGAN from the coding sequence ATGAAAGCACTCATTACAAGGAAAGTTGGCATGACGAGTATCATTGCTGACAATGGTGCATTAACACCAGTTACCTTGCTTTCCGCTAGTCCCTGTGTGGTGACACAGGTCAAAACCGCAGAAACCGACGGTTATACTGCAGTGCAGCTCGGCTTTGAAGAAGCCAAGAAGATCGGCAAAGCCCAAGCCGGTCATTTTAAGCAATCGGGCATCACCCCTAAGGTAGTGCGTGAATTTCGCATAGACGAAATAAGTGATGATATTACCGTAGGATCAAAAATCAGTGCAGATGCATTTACTGTTGGTGACACAGTTCATGCAACTGGTACCAGTAAAGGCAAAGGTTTTGCTGGCACTATTAAACGACATAATTTTAAACGTGGGCGTAAAACCCACGGTGGACAAAGTTATCGTCGCCCAGGATCTATAGGATCTATGTATCCTCAGAAAATTTTTAAAGGGAAACGAATGGCTGGCCAAATGGGCCACGAACAAGTTACAGTTCGTAACTTACATGTTGCTCTTGTAGATACCGAACACAATGTTATTGGCATTGTTGGTGCGGTCCCAGGGCCACGTAAGGGTATTGTTATCCTGAAAGGAGCAAACTAA
- the rplD gene encoding 50S ribosomal protein L4 — MAVSSYSASGTKSTTAVKLNKDIFAIEVANHELLKQAYITYKANGRLNLAKTLKKGEVSGGGKKPWAQKGTGNARTGSIRNPIWRGGGITFGPSGKENYTMKLNASARKLSLRQALSLAVKNKPVCVIEDFVVKSGKTKDAATLLDKLGASAQALVVIESATPKTIQACANINTISLVKASNLSVVDVLDARNIVMTKAALAVIDQRLGGTK, encoded by the coding sequence ATGGCCGTATCTTCATATAGTGCGAGCGGCACCAAGTCAACGACTGCTGTAAAGCTCAATAAGGATATATTTGCGATAGAAGTCGCTAACCACGAATTGCTTAAGCAAGCGTATATTACGTATAAGGCGAATGGGCGCTTGAATCTTGCCAAGACACTTAAAAAGGGCGAAGTAAGCGGTGGTGGTAAGAAGCCATGGGCTCAAAAAGGAACAGGCAACGCCAGAACCGGTTCAATACGAAACCCTATTTGGCGTGGCGGTGGAATTACCTTTGGCCCTAGTGGCAAAGAAAACTACACCATGAAGCTAAATGCCAGTGCACGCAAATTATCTTTGCGACAAGCACTGAGCCTCGCAGTGAAAAATAAACCGGTGTGCGTTATTGAAGACTTTGTTGTCAAGAGCGGAAAAACCAAAGACGCAGCCACGTTATTAGATAAACTCGGTGCATCTGCCCAAGCGCTCGTTGTTATAGAGTCTGCCACACCAAAGACAATTCAGGCGTGCGCTAACATCAATACCATTTCACTTGTCAAGGCAAGTAATCTATCAGTTGTAGATGTCCTAGATGCACGGAATATTGTTATGACTAAAGCTGCACTTGCTGTGATAGATCAACGTCTAGGAGGTACCAAATAA
- a CDS encoding rhodanese-like domain-containing protein has product MQKRIIIDVREPFEFASGHVPDAINIPPRELMDGSPKLASIPKDTELILYCRSGSRSRTAAMILTQQGYTNIINGINQDYVTTHYVS; this is encoded by the coding sequence ATGCAAAAACGTATAATTATTGATGTTAGAGAACCATTTGAATTTGCTTCAGGCCATGTGCCAGATGCCATTAACATACCACCAAGAGAATTAATGGATGGTTCACCCAAACTTGCCAGTATACCCAAAGATACTGAGCTCATATTGTATTGTCGGTCTGGGAGTCGGTCGCGTACAGCTGCTATGATATTAACCCAACAAGGTTACACGAATATCATTAACGGTATTAACCAAGACTATGTTACTACCCATTACGTATCATAA
- the rpsJ gene encoding 30S ribosomal protein S10, producing MAETQQRIRIRLKAYDHKVIDQSAKQIVETALRTGATIAGPIPLPTRKTVYTVVKSPHVYKKGREQFEMRVHKRLIDITNPTPKTIDSLMNLSLPAGCDAEIKM from the coding sequence ATGGCAGAAACTCAACAGCGTATTCGCATACGACTCAAGGCGTATGATCATAAAGTCATTGATCAATCCGCTAAGCAAATAGTAGAAACAGCACTTCGTACCGGTGCTACCATAGCCGGCCCCATACCATTGCCGACACGAAAGACGGTGTATACTGTAGTGAAAAGTCCTCATGTTTACAAAAAAGGGCGCGAACAATTTGAGATGCGCGTTCATAAACGACTTATCGATATTACCAACCCGACACCGAAAACCATTGATTCATTAATGAATCTAAGTTTACCAGCAGGGTGTGACGCCGAAATTAAAATGTAA
- the tuf gene encoding elongation factor Tu, whose amino-acid sequence MADFDRSKPHVNVGTMGHVDHGKTSLTAAITMTLAKRLPSDVNKAVNYDQIDNAPEEKQRGITIATSHQEYESEKRHYAHVDMPGHADYVKNMITGAAQIDGAILVVSAADGPMPQTREHVLLAKQVGVPKILVFLNKMDLADPELVELVEMDVRELLAKYDFDEDAPIIKGSATKAIEGDAANEDAVMELIAAMDDYIPEPARDLDKPFMMAIEDVFSIKGRGTVATGRIEQGIVKVNDEVEIVGVKPTQKSVVTGIEMFKKSLNQGQAGDNAGILLRGIERDDIERGQVLCKPGSITPHTEFDAEVYILTKEEGGRHTPFFKGYKPQFYFRTTDVTGEVELPADKEMVMPGDTVTFKVTLLAPIAMEQGLRFAIREGGRTVGAGVVTKINK is encoded by the coding sequence ATGGCAGATTTTGACAGAAGCAAGCCACACGTGAATGTTGGTACCATGGGTCACGTTGACCACGGAAAAACTTCACTAACCGCTGCTATCACTATGACACTCGCAAAGCGCTTGCCAAGCGATGTTAATAAAGCAGTAAATTATGATCAAATTGATAACGCACCAGAAGAGAAGCAGCGTGGTATTACCATTGCTACCTCTCACCAAGAATATGAGAGCGAAAAGCGTCACTATGCTCACGTAGACATGCCTGGTCACGCCGACTATGTTAAAAACATGATTACTGGTGCAGCTCAAATTGACGGAGCTATTTTGGTAGTGTCTGCGGCTGATGGCCCTATGCCTCAAACCCGTGAACACGTTCTTCTTGCTAAGCAAGTGGGAGTGCCTAAGATTCTCGTGTTTCTCAATAAAATGGACCTTGCAGATCCAGAACTCGTAGAGCTTGTAGAAATGGATGTTCGCGAGCTACTCGCTAAATATGATTTTGATGAAGATGCTCCGATTATCAAAGGTTCAGCAACCAAGGCTATCGAAGGCGATGCAGCGAATGAAGATGCCGTCATGGAACTGATTGCAGCTATGGATGATTACATTCCAGAGCCAGCTCGTGACCTTGACAAGCCGTTCATGATGGCTATAGAAGACGTCTTTTCAATCAAAGGTCGTGGTACCGTGGCTACCGGCCGTATCGAACAAGGTATTGTAAAAGTTAATGACGAAGTAGAAATTGTTGGTGTTAAACCAACTCAAAAGAGTGTTGTAACTGGTATAGAGATGTTTAAGAAGAGCCTTAACCAAGGCCAAGCTGGTGATAACGCTGGAATTTTGCTCCGTGGTATCGAGCGTGATGACATCGAGCGCGGTCAAGTGCTGTGTAAACCAGGTTCTATTACACCTCACACCGAATTCGATGCAGAGGTTTATATTCTTACAAAAGAAGAAGGTGGCCGACACACGCCGTTCTTTAAAGGCTACAAGCCACAGTTTTACTTTAGAACAACGGACGTAACAGGCGAAGTAGAATTGCCAGCTGACAAAGAAATGGTCATGCCAGGTGATACAGTAACCTTTAAAGTTACGCTTCTTGCACCTATTGCGATGGAGCAGGGTTTACGCTTTGCAATCCGCGAAGGTGGTCGCACGGTTGGTGCTGGTGTTGTAACCAAAATCAACAAATAG
- the rpsG gene encoding 30S ribosomal protein S7, with amino-acid sequence MPRKKTKSLVRDIAPDRKYNSERVQRLINRIMLDGKKQVAERIVYDAMDIAAKRLKQDNQLEVLNKALDNVRPSVETRSRRVGGANYQIPFEVHGQRQSHLTLMWFVAAARGRKGMPMAQRVAAEIVDAYNNTGTAVKKKEDTHKMAESNRAFAHFARG; translated from the coding sequence ATGCCACGAAAAAAGACGAAGAGTTTGGTGCGAGATATTGCTCCAGACAGAAAATATAATTCAGAGCGTGTGCAACGCCTTATCAATCGAATTATGCTCGATGGTAAGAAGCAAGTTGCAGAACGCATCGTATATGACGCAATGGATATTGCGGCAAAACGTTTAAAGCAAGACAATCAGCTAGAAGTACTAAATAAAGCATTAGATAATGTTAGACCAAGTGTAGAAACTCGCTCACGCCGCGTTGGTGGGGCAAACTACCAGATACCGTTTGAAGTACACGGCCAGCGTCAGAGCCATTTAACGCTTATGTGGTTTGTTGCAGCTGCCAGAGGACGCAAAGGAATGCCAATGGCTCAGCGAGTTGCAGCTGAAATTGTAGATGCATATAATAATACAGGCACAGCGGTGAAGAAAAAAGAAGATACTCATAAAATGGCAGAGTCTAACCGAGCATTTGCTCACTTTGCCCGTGGGTAA
- the fusA gene encoding elongation factor G, whose translation MATKKTPMAKMRNIGIIAHIDAGKTTTTEGILYRTGLKHKIGAVHEGGTTTDWMEQERERGITIVSAAVTCYWKEHQINIIDTPGHIDFTVEVERSLRVLDGAVVVFDGKMGVESQSETVWRQADKYSVPRICFINKINQTGGDFYKSLESIHNRLSKRAFPIHLPIGFEQKINGLVDLVTLKAYTYKAFTDHELVESDIPADMQEKVAKYRSLLIENAVAEDEPMLEKYLEVGEEGLTEADIKQSIRTATLSGNFFAVTGGDGRGVIVEKVLDLVTDFLPSPEERGSTWGTNPKNDEEIERKPLESEPFSALAFKIATDPFVGKLAYFRVYSGKIESGSYVFNSSTGNKERIGRIVRMQADKREDVSVVYAGDIAAIVGLKGTTTGNTLCDPAHPIVLESITFPEPPVSIAIEPATKADQEKMSLALQRLAEEDPTFRIKVDHETGQTIISGMGELHLEIIVDRMKREFSVEANIGAPQVAYRETIRKDGVEIQGKFIRQSGGRGQYGDVWLRLSQNEAGKGFEFINSIKGGVVPSEYIPAVKAGIIEAMANGVLAGYPVVDLKAELYYGSYHDVDSSEMAFKIAGSMALQDGVKLAKPVLLEPIMKVVVVVPEEYMGDVIGDLNAKRGRIESMEDLQAGIKEITSFVPLGEMFGYTTNLRSMTKGRASSSMELDHYADVPNHVTEAIIAKAGK comes from the coding sequence ATGGCAACCAAAAAAACTCCAATGGCTAAAATGCGTAACATCGGTATTATTGCGCACATTGATGCTGGAAAGACAACCACCACAGAAGGCATCCTGTATCGTACAGGGCTTAAACATAAAATTGGTGCAGTCCACGAAGGTGGCACTACTACCGACTGGATGGAACAAGAACGTGAGCGGGGCATAACAATTGTATCTGCAGCCGTGACGTGCTACTGGAAAGAACATCAGATTAATATCATTGATACGCCGGGTCATATTGATTTTACGGTAGAAGTTGAACGCAGTTTACGTGTGCTAGATGGCGCCGTTGTGGTATTTGACGGCAAAATGGGCGTAGAAAGTCAGTCTGAAACCGTATGGCGTCAAGCCGACAAATACAGCGTGCCTCGTATATGTTTTATCAATAAAATTAATCAAACAGGTGGTGATTTCTATAAGAGCCTAGAGTCAATTCATAACCGTCTTAGCAAGCGTGCATTTCCGATTCATCTCCCTATTGGTTTTGAACAGAAAATCAATGGCCTTGTAGACCTCGTAACCCTAAAAGCATATACCTATAAAGCATTTACCGATCACGAACTCGTTGAGTCAGACATACCAGCTGACATGCAAGAAAAAGTTGCTAAATATCGCAGCTTATTAATTGAAAACGCTGTCGCTGAAGATGAACCGATGCTAGAAAAATACCTCGAAGTCGGCGAAGAAGGTTTAACAGAAGCCGATATTAAACAGTCTATTCGCACAGCGACACTAAGTGGAAACTTTTTTGCCGTTACTGGCGGCGATGGCCGTGGTGTCATTGTAGAAAAAGTGCTAGATCTCGTTACTGATTTTCTACCAAGCCCAGAAGAACGTGGTTCAACGTGGGGTACAAATCCAAAAAATGACGAAGAAATTGAACGTAAACCATTAGAAAGCGAACCTTTTTCTGCATTGGCATTCAAAATTGCGACAGATCCTTTTGTAGGAAAACTCGCATACTTCAGGGTGTATTCGGGCAAAATAGAGTCAGGTAGTTATGTTTTTAATAGTTCCACAGGTAACAAAGAAAGAATTGGCCGTATTGTCCGTATGCAAGCAGATAAGCGCGAAGACGTCTCTGTTGTATATGCAGGTGATATTGCCGCTATTGTTGGCTTAAAAGGCACCACAACTGGTAATACATTATGTGACCCAGCACATCCTATAGTGCTGGAAAGCATTACCTTCCCAGAGCCTCCTGTCAGTATCGCTATTGAACCAGCTACCAAGGCAGACCAAGAAAAAATGAGTCTTGCCTTGCAACGACTCGCTGAAGAAGATCCAACTTTTAGAATTAAAGTAGACCACGAAACCGGCCAAACAATTATAAGTGGTATGGGCGAACTGCATTTAGAAATCATTGTAGATCGCATGAAACGAGAATTCAGTGTAGAAGCGAATATTGGTGCGCCACAAGTAGCCTATCGTGAAACAATACGTAAAGACGGGGTTGAAATACAGGGTAAATTCATTCGTCAAAGTGGCGGACGTGGGCAGTACGGTGACGTATGGTTACGTCTCAGCCAGAACGAAGCTGGCAAAGGCTTTGAGTTCATTAATAGTATCAAGGGTGGGGTTGTGCCAAGCGAATACATCCCTGCTGTTAAGGCCGGTATTATCGAAGCTATGGCTAATGGAGTTCTTGCAGGGTATCCTGTTGTAGACCTAAAGGCAGAACTCTACTATGGGAGCTATCACGATGTTGACTCAAGTGAGATGGCCTTTAAGATTGCAGGTTCAATGGCGCTGCAAGACGGGGTAAAGCTTGCGAAACCAGTGTTGCTCGAGCCTATTATGAAAGTTGTTGTGGTGGTCCCAGAAGAATATATGGGTGATGTTATTGGTGATCTTAACGCAAAGCGTGGCCGAATAGAATCTATGGAGGATTTGCAAGCTGGAATAAAAGAAATAACTTCATTTGTCCCCCTTGGGGAAATGTTTGGTTACACGACAAATCTAAGGTCTATGACAAAAGGTCGTGCTAGCTCAAGCATGGAACTTGACCATTATGCTGATGTACCAAACCACGTCACTGAAGCTATAATTGCAAAAGCAGGCAAGTAA
- the rpsL gene encoding 30S ribosomal protein S12, with protein sequence MPTINQLVRKSRKSTGTKSKSPALHRVNNSLKNKTYEKSAPFKRGVCVKVTTKTPKKPNSALRKVARVRLNNGHEVWAYIGGEGHNLQEHAVVLIRGGRVPDLPGVRYHVVRGSLDLQGVANRKRGRSKYGAKKDAK encoded by the coding sequence ATGCCAACAATTAATCAATTAGTAAGAAAATCACGCAAGTCTACAGGGACGAAAAGTAAATCTCCCGCTTTGCACCGCGTCAATAATAGCTTAAAGAATAAGACGTATGAAAAATCGGCACCCTTTAAGCGTGGCGTATGTGTTAAGGTAACCACCAAAACACCAAAAAAACCTAACTCGGCACTCCGAAAAGTAGCCCGTGTACGTTTAAATAATGGTCACGAAGTATGGGCCTACATTGGTGGTGAAGGACATAATTTACAAGAACACGCTGTTGTACTTATTCGTGGCGGTCGTGTGCCGGATCTACCCGGTGTACGCTACCATGTTGTTCGTGGCAGCCTTGACCTTCAAGGGGTGGCGAACCGTAAGCGTGGTCGTAGTAAATACGGCGCAAAAAAAGACGCTAAATAG
- a CDS encoding zinc-finger domain-containing protein produces MCNNASIIIDSTFKSYRITQAHHITIHYCINNCVVGYAIKIAIHQIVHN; encoded by the coding sequence TTGTGCAATAATGCGAGCATTATTATTGATAGTACCTTTAAGAGTTACCGTATTACCCAAGCACATCACATCACCATTCACTACTGCATCAATAATTGCGTTGTCGGCTACGCAATAAAGATCGCCATTCACCAAATCGTTCATAACTAA